tttaatctcttcggcctcaCACTTGCTACATCCTCGGCCTgacggatgggaaaccgccatcactcTAGTGGGACCCCGGTCCTACCGGTGCAgccgaagataacattaattgttcccaatgctgccgagatgaactgttcctttGGTTGTTTGACCCAACTTAATCGACCCGCCGGgccgacacaagtgctgctttaactttccctcaccgacgagctgctctagatggttccatagggtccgacagttctcagtagtgtgacCCACATCTTGATGATACTGACAGAAaatgttttgatttcttctcacagggtcccctgccatcttgccgggccatctgaagaaagGATCCTTACGAAccttttctaataactgatgcactggttctcggaacacagtatttacagcctgaggtgctgccgagccggattgtccgaagtaatccctcctcggcttgttgttgtgatatctgtccgacctgaaatcccttctctcctgtgggataaccttctcctttccttttccctgctgctggtcttcctctaccattttatattcatcaatacgatccataagacggcgtatgctgcggacaggctttttcgtcaaggactttcttaggtcgtggtcagtagggagacccaccttaaaggtattaagcgccacctcatcaaagtcgccgtctatttcattaaacatctcccagtatcggtcggagtatgctttcagtgtctccccttccttcatggccatggatagcaacgagtccaatggccgaggactcgctacacgtaatgaaccgcgaagcaaatgccccagttagctccccaaatgagcctacggatcctgatttgagaccgttaaaccatctcatagccacgagtcccaagctagagggaagactttacacatcaaagtctcgttgtgagagtgcacctgccatcctctggttgaagtgactcacgtgctccaccggatcagtccggccattatatatggtaaaggtgggctgggtgaacctcctgggaagcctccccctctcaatcctccgtgaaaacggagatctagagagctggtgcaacgccctactcatggtatcgttgcctaagcccctagaacgaggcttcttacgtctgcgggttggctggtcgtcctcctcaccggaggatgttgcgctggtgggggaacatgaccttgaactgtagccagGTCCCCTATctttctctgaggaagaactagacgaggacggggaaaccttacgtttggCGCGGCGTAAcctcctcttcaaacgattgatttccttctgcatggatttagaaccctcatcacgggtagtgctaccccctccatgagtatggctagcccctgggtattctgtatggacgcttccctcacgatccctacgatgttcaagacgttcgaaatgatcttccggttgtgatccttgtgactctgcatggtgagagcctaagcctgccataatatccctacctctcctagactagattcccacagacggcgccaattgtaagtgcacaaatgcacctggccccaagaacagttatgggcccaggcccaatgagccttaaacaatatgaatttgtagagtgtgggcttgaaacccaggttaggagtatgtggggattaaataacaaactaaggattgcaaatacttggaaacgacaaggaatattgcaaattggcctcctcggacgtaagccaagggctattcttatattatatctttctccttctctattttcttttcttcgaTTACAAAAGTCCCCCCCTTTCTATTccaggttcctccttaaatactcctcttttgaacactttgtacacgtgttgccccacctcccccttagcctagatatttcccttctcagtgcctttgaatagtaaccagaagtttctcttctgctgttcaggtgtcacttccccataaatgcggccagggggGGTAGGTGCatggtctttaatgtggaggtagcagcctttatctttgacatttcttcaacattggtacttctggggcgttctagggtttcccccttttaaccattggccttaaccatgtcatcccctaatctttactatgaaatcccgaatccttcggtgttcatccgaggataaggtcaccctcggctggatcctcggaccctcggcgtatgggccgacccatagtactaacaatttctaaacccaagatcaggtcggccttccttaacacggcccaaaaggcccacgttcccatcaggatctttttgccccacacaatatGTATaactattttaattattaaaaaatgtaaaataaaaaacttatacaTATGAAATGGAAATAACTAGATTTATAACACGACCCtaatctcaaaaaataatatatatatatatataaaagaaagtataaggttatttgtaattatttaaataaagtcATAATCTTATTAGTAATTTTATATTCCAATTACTTAAATTAATGGGACATTTCAAACACAATTACCCTAACAATTTTCTCTAGTAAtaatggaaaaagaaataatagttTTAGTCCTTACCCTAACAATTAACTTTTGTATGATTTTTATTCTATACTTCTTTAATGCCTAAACATTGTTGATGGATATAggttaaaaatatcaaatatttttatcaacgTTGACACAATTATTAAGTTAAATAAAGATAATCTTTGTAATACACATATTAGGGTTATAAAATACTTAATTtgcattttaaattattttataatactctTTTATACCATTATACACGGTAGGAACATAGTATATTATATAGACTTTTACATCATATCTTTATTCGACCCCTGAAGACATTCTTGGCATAGCTATGCCGGAGTTAGTGAGTGTGAGATGTAGAACTACACACTAGGAATATATTCAAAGAAacattctcttctctctctctttttttttttagcaaacaaagaaacactctcttaagtcttaatccccacccccccaaaaaaaaactgcaaaatGTATTATATTTCACATTCTTTTAGGTTTTAAgtaattttcaataataaaaaaaaaaaaaaacattattttaagtaaaataagaTGGACCAGAATGACCTCATAGAATGAGGCAAACAAATGAGAATTTCAAGAGGGTTAATATATCGCGAGAAGTCGATTGAGGAAGAGAGAACTAAAACTTGCTTTATCGCTGGACTCACTCTTACCACCTTCTTAAATAAAGCTCCATATATCTGTGAAAGTCTAAAAATGAATCGACCGCTCTGCCCGTCAAAGTAATACACTCTTCTGATGCGTACACCATAATCATATACCCTTTGACCAAAAACTCAATATAAAGTGAAAGGAACATAAGTTCCCTTGAAGAAACTACTGATTCCCTCAAACACCCACATTCTCACTTCTAGTTCTCCAGCTTTCAATTTGAGAGTGACAGTAGGAGAGGCAAAGTGTGTTCATGGAGAACTAGAGTGGGGCATTTTTgcctttgtttttggttttaggCTGAGCAAAAGAGGCTTTGAAAAGGCTTTCTAGCTAAGGTAGAAGGGTGAGGCAAAGCAGCCATGAAGTCCATGACAAAGAAAATGTGGTTTTCGCAGTGCCTTTTGTTGATCGAATGCTATCTGGGTAATGCTCTATTTCTTGTTATAAGCTCACCATTTTCTGGtgttttctttcctctttcttaTTCATGGGCTTGACTTGTTAGGTGGTGTATGTACTATATTTGTTGCTGTAGCTACTCATTTTCTGTATATATTTTCACTGTTCTCATTTCTTTATTCTATCTTCTTGTTGAGAACCTGGCACTTGCAGGTCaatatactctttttttttttttttttttcaccaaaaaaaaaagtatatatatatatatacacacacactgtttttttatttgcctttttttttatatccctACCACACCTTTTtttcggtttttttttaaaacactaatggaagattttttttttttttttaattcccacATAGGCAAATGTTCTGTAATTTatcttaatatttttcattttcagaaaaaaaagTGTCGATAATATGTTCATATAGCCCTAATTTatagattatttttataaaaaaaattatagattattATGTGTCATTTTATTTCAACATTTGATCATTGTTCCAAGAGGTTGTAATTCAAATGACACATCTAGTGAAATgtcttcaaatttattttatatcaaaaataaataaacaaatttaccATAGTacatttaatattatattaaatgatatttttatatatatatttttataaataatgtctaattatgcataaaaagtgcacataataattataaatctATTCTTGTAaatcaattaataataataaatcataatcaattatttatgttttaagaaaatccaaaatgtAAGTAAGTAAtagattttttactttttacttccattttcttcttttgtttaggaaAAGACATGTTACAATCTTTAGTAAAAGGCGAAAGAATAGTTCGCTCCGTGCTCACCGCGTGGATGCGTAACATGTTACTATCTAAACCTTATAAAAGTGCGGTGACTTGGGCACTGCCACCGTGCCACATACCCCAAGCCTGCCAAAATGAATATTCTGATGCCAAATTTGACTTTTCACTGCCCATTTATCGGTTTCCATGGTTGGTCCATTTGTAATCACAATTCGAGCACATTATTCACTAGTTCAAATGAAATTCCGAGCTTCATGAATACCCTTTTTTCGATCTTTTACCATTTACATGCTAAAAGTCTCgaaattatcataaaaatacaagCTAAAAAATCATTATGGATCTATTGAATGATTTGGATTATTTTTCATCTAGAAATCTAGATTTAATTTAATTGCATCTACCTTTCTGTGTCAAAGTTTTCgtttttatatatcaatttcttattatGTCAATGtaaattattcttttctctaATCAAAACCTAAAGGCTACTCTGAAAACGCTTCTCAATTGCCTTCTAAATAGAGGACATCAAACtataattcttttaatttttctatatgaAAGAGCTCAATGGTGCTAtagaagataaaaagaaaaaggtggtGGGGGATCACATTGCTTCGCTAGTGCACCTTAGTTGATCCTACTCGAGCCTCAAATCCTACACTCCAATTTCTGTTTTCAAACATCAATGAAATATTCCCCaggacaatttttttcttttttggttgaattATTCCCCAGGACAGTAAATAACAGTTAAAATGCTAATGTTGCAAGATTATAGTGATGGACCATGGGTGTTTGTCTTATTTACCTTTTGGTGTAACTTATGTGACAAATGTGCCATAATCATTGTTCTAGGCTAAGTGGCCCCAAAATGCTTATATGCACAACCCACCATTAGAGATTTAGAGTAGATGATCTGTTGAGGATTGTTGGTACATATGTGAGTGAAGtctcaaattgaaaaatgatgACAAAGGTTATGGttaacataatataattaggCCCAAACTCATAAGTTAAGCTCTTGGGATGACGGttcttcaaaatatttagagCTTCATGGTTTTATTGAACCTAAAACATACTTAATGACAAAAGGCATGTTGATTAAATATCAAttaacaattttaagaaatactACTTTGTAAATTCATTCACTAATTTGTTTCCCTTCATTTTACAAATATTTAGTTTTGACAACCGGAGCTGTGGTGCAAGAGAAGGCAGATACATCAATTCCAGTGACAACATTGTCACCTCCAGAAGGCAACACAACTTTCATTGATGGCACAACATGGTGTGTTGCGCATCCTGGGGTTTCTCAAGCTGATTTGCAGAATGCATTGGACTGGGCTTGTGGACTAGGAATGGCAGACTGCAGAGAAATCCAAGAGGATGGTCCTTGTTTCAACCCTGACACCCTCTTGTCTCATGCATCCTATGCTTTCAACAACTATTATCAACAGAATGGGAATTCTGATATCGCTTGCAATTTTGGAGGAGCTGCCACCATCACTAAAAACAACCCCAGTAAGATAAATAAACTCTGCCTTCTCTTCTCTGTTAATTACAgtaatatatgattataataaTAGGAAAGGCTGTTGATAAATTCTACTTGTTCAAAAGCTCTTATTCCATTACCAATTGCCTCAGAAGTTTAAGGATAGGAAATAgagaatttaatcatttaactattaCAGAAATGTGGTTTTAAAATTAGCATTTTAAAGTGCAATATTGATTTGTGGTTTGGGTTGGAAAATGAAAACCATACTGATCTCTTTGATGTCTGTCACAGGTTATGGTAAATGTTCCTACGGTACATCTGGGTATGTTTATTTTGTGCCCTTTGCTTCATCTCAACATATAGGTGTGCATTTGAGGGCACATGTAGTTACTGGC
The sequence above is drawn from the Castanea sativa cultivar Marrone di Chiusa Pesio chromosome 5, ASM4071231v1 genome and encodes:
- the LOC142637344 gene encoding glucan endo-1,3-beta-glucosidase 13-like encodes the protein MKSMTKKMWFSQCLLLIECYLVLTTGAVVQEKADTSIPVTTLSPPEGNTTFIDGTTWCVAHPGVSQADLQNALDWACGLGMADCREIQEDGPCFNPDTLLSHASYAFNNYYQQNGNSDIACNFGGAATITKNNPSYGKCSYGTSGSVSSSAPPSSKHDPNYMWWKLAVLLLLLYFGS